One Haliaeetus albicilla chromosome 11, bHalAlb1.1, whole genome shotgun sequence genomic window carries:
- the CCDC172 gene encoding coiled-coil domain-containing protein 172: MNLDALFQQIQLTEKQAREKRHLIQQAKSDINRSYEKIKQIKEELSTAKKKLETMVQHLSEKQFYLEILKKREDSLEKQKAELINQKSSHLKIFTDAKRKMTEEEDNFAREVTEFNNEYGLTSNRDLLIKKKVKTELNDLENEAALLKNEMESMEHKNVQLNALQLQKNELKQDIFTLQSELKDLEKVIREAERMTKDLEAEKVQVIEKPQTDPECLRLKKELENCRNDDWESICETLRTEIEILQMNLSQKKSSEK, from the exons atgaaCCTGGATGCTTTGTTCCAGCAAATACAGCTCACAGAGAAGCAGGCGAGGGAGAAGAGGCACCTCATCCAACAAG CTAAAAGCGACATAAATAGAAGTTAtgaaaaaattaagcaaataaaGGAAGAGCTAAGCACtgctaaaaagaaattagaaactATG gTTCAGCATCTGTCTGAAAAACAGTTCTACTTAGAAATTCTGAAGAAGCGTGAAGACAGCttagagaaacagaaagctgaACTTATTAATCAAAAAAGCAGTCATCTTAAAATCTTT acagatgcaaagagaaaaatgactgAAGAGGAAGATAATTTTGCTAGAGAAGTAACAGAGTTTAACAATGAGTATGGACTAACAAGTAATAGAGAccttctgattaaaaaaaaagtcaagactGAATTAAATGATTTAGAGAATGAGGCAGCTCTGTTGAAAAATG AAATGGAGTCAATGGAACATAAAAATGTTCAGTTAAATGCACTCCAGCTGCAGAAGAATGAATTAAAGCAGGATATATTTACTCTCCAAAGTGAACTCAAAG ACCTTGAGAAAGTAATCAGGGAGGCTGAAAGAATGACTAAAGatttagaagcagaaaaagTCCAAGTCATTGAAAAACCTCAGACTGATCCTGAATGTTTAAG GCTTAAGAAAGAATTGGAAAATTGCAGAAATGATGATTGGGAAAGCATCTGTGAGACTCTTCGAACAGAAATTGAAATTCTGCAAATG aatCTATcacaaaaaaagtcttcagaaaagtga